A region from the Canis lupus dingo isolate Sandy chromosome X, ASM325472v2, whole genome shotgun sequence genome encodes:
- the LPAR4 gene encoding lysophosphatidic acid receptor 4, with product MGDRRFIDFQFQDLNSSFRPRLGNATANNTCIVDDSFKYNLNGAVYSVVFILGLITNSASLFVFCFRMKKRSETAIFITNLALSDLLFVCTLPFKIFYNFNRHWPFGDTLCKISGTAFLTNIYGSMLFLTCISVDRFLAIVYPFRSRTIRTRRNSAIVCAGVWILVLSGGISASLFSTTNVNNATTTCFEGFSKRVWKTYLSKITIFIEVVGFIIPLILNVSCSSVVLRTLRKPATLSQIGTNKKKVLKMITVHMAVFVVCFVPYNSVLFLYALVRSQAITNCLLERFAKIMYPITLCLATLNCCFDPFIYYFTLESFQKSFYINTHLKMESLFKTETPLTTKPSLPAIQEEVSDQTTHNGGELMLESTF from the coding sequence atgggtGACAGAAGATTCATTGACTTTCAGTTTCAAGATTTAAATTCAAGCTTCAGACCCAGGTTGGGCAATGCTACTGCCAATAATACTTGCATTGTTGATGATTCCTTCAAGTATAATCTGAATGGTGCTGTCTACAGTGTTGTATTCATCCTGGGTCTGATAACCAACAGTGCCTCTCTGTTTGTCTTCTGCTTCCGCATGAAAAAGAGAAGTGAGACTGCTATTTTCATCACCAATCTAGCCCTTTCTGATTTGCTCTTTGTTTGCACTCtacctttcaaaatattttacaatttcaaCCGTCACTGGCCTTTTGGTGACACCCTTTGCAAGATCTCTGGGACTGCattcctcaccaacatctatgGGAGCATGCTGTTCCTCACCTGTATTAGTGTGGATCGTTTCCTGGCCATTGTCTATCCCTTCCGATCTCGTACCATTAGGACAAGGAGGAATTCTGCCATTGTGTGTGCTGGAGTCTGGATCCTAGTCCTCAGTGGTGGTATTTCAGCCTCTTTGTTCTCCACCACTAATGTCAACAATGCAACTACCACCTGCTTTGAGGGCTTCTCCAAACGTGTCTGGAAGACTTATCTGTCCAAGATCACCATATTTATTGAAGTTGTTGGTTTCATCATTCCTCTGATATTGAATGTCTCTTGCTCTTCTGTGGTGCTAAGAACCCTACGCAAGCCTGCTACACTGTCTCAAATTGGGACCAATAAGAAAAAAGTGCTGAAGATGATCACAGTGCATATGGCAGTCTTTGTGGTATGCTTTGTACCCTATAATTCTGTCCTCTTCCTGTATGCCCTAGTGCGCTCCCAAGCCATTACCAATTGTTTATTGGAAAGATTTGCAAAGATTATGTACCCAATCACCTTGTGCCTTGCAACTCTGAACTGTTGCTTTGACCCTTTTATCTATTACTTCACCCTTGAGTCTTTTCAGAAGTCCTTCTACATCAATACCCACCTCAAGATGGAGTCCTTGTTTAAGACTGAAACACCTCTGACCACAAAGCCTTCCCTTCCAGCTATTCAAGAAGAAGTTAGTGATCAAACAACACATAATGGTGGTGAATTGATGCTAGAATCCACCTTTTAG